The Watersipora subatra chromosome 1, tzWatSuba1.1, whole genome shotgun sequence genome has a window encoding:
- the LOC137385597 gene encoding coiled-coil domain-containing protein 90B, mitochondrial-like — protein sequence MMLVRRASALCGHQMGSYPRALCTKTAITEQSEKESVDFKILQESVKETVAKNPDIKAAMDQSKADEVSVKAAAATEKNVTVNDGAVKAMGADAGAVGTAAGGNPFLRLGKVTHLSELDKLQLSKDNMIVDTYSLIRVFIDKGFTLEQAETITYTYVQLTNDALKAQRAQCADKAALELMREQTMTQIQALRKDMTILEKSELAAVRNDNEKLKLEFALHQSTITEALTKVKNNLTLDINCERSQAKDDNTQVEKSIANLTTKMTAELGNLQTTFERYKNDIYKTIAGTTFTIAITAVGILYRYYR from the exons ATGATGCTGGTCAGACGTGCCAGTGCGTTATGTGGCCATCAAATGGGTAGTTACCCGAGGGCACTTTGTACAAAAACAGCTATCACAGAACAATCTGAAAAAGAATCAGTAGATTTCAAGATATTGCAAGAATCTG TCAAAGAGACAGTTGCGAAAAACCCAGACATAAAAGCTGCGATGGACCAGTCTAAAGCCGATGAAGTCAGTGTAAAAGCTGCTGCTGCTACAGAGAAGAATGTGACCGTGAACGACGGTGCCGTTAAGGCAATGGGTGCAGACGCCGGGGCCGTTGGCACTGCTGCAGGTGGTAACCCTTTTCTACGTTTAGGAAAGGTGACTCATTTATCTGAGCTGGATAAACTACAGCTGTCTAAGGATAACATGATAGTTGACACTTACTCTCTTATCAGAGTCTTCATTGACAAAG GTTTTACATTGGAACAAGCAGAAACTATAACCTATACGTATGTTCAGTTGACAAATGATGCCTTGAAGGCACAGCGAGCCCAGTGCGCTGACAAGGCTGCTCTG GAACTTATGAGAGAACAAACCATGACACAGATTCAGGCTCTCCGTAAAGACATGACGATATTAGAAAAAAGTGAACTCGCAGCTGTTAGAAATGACAATGAAAAGCTTAAGCTAGAATTTGCTCTTCATCAGTCAACG ATCACGGAAGCTCTCactaaagtaaaaaacaacctGACACTAGACATAAACTGTGAGAGAAGTCAAGCCAAAGATGATAACACGCAGGTAGAAAAAAGCATTGCCAACCTCACCACAAAGATGACTGCCGAGCTAGGCAACCTGCAAACAACATTTGAACGTTATAAGAATGACATCTATAAAACTATAGCTGGAACAACATTCACTATAGCTATAACAGCTGTTGGTATCTTATATAGGTACTACAGGTAG